In the genome of Anabaena cylindrica PCC 7122, the window TCGGTTTAAACCTAACTAACGATAATACAGCTACATTCTTATTTGCTTAGGCTAGGTTTTTAGGCTAGATTTAGGGTGTAGGTGAAGAAATTCCCACACCCTGTTTTTTTGCTTGCGAGCTAGATCAAACTGTTTTCCGTAGTGCGGAAGCTACCTTTTGAAGTTATTTATAAATAGATCATAGATATCTTCGATAGGAAAACTAGGTTATGAAAGTTAATTTGCAGCCTACTCTAAATGATGCTAATTTAGACGCGAATCAAGCCAGCAGTCAACGTCAGTTGGCAGTTTCGATTTCTGCTGTTGGCGAAACTCTAGATCGCAGTGTGTCATTAAATTTATGCTTAATTCTCGATCATAGTGGTTCGATGCGGGGGCGATCGCTCGAAACTGTGAAAAAAGCAGCTTCTTTGCTGGTTGATCGCCTCAGTGCTGATGATCGTCTGAGTATTGTTGCTTTTGATCACCGTGCTAAAGTTTTAGTCCCTAATCAGGTGATTACAGATCGAGAACAGATCAAACAGCAAATTAATCGCTTATCTGCCGATGGTGGGACGGCGATTGATGAGGGTCTACGGGTGGGGATTGAGGAATTAGCCAAAGGCAAAAAAGAAACTGTTTCCCACGCCTTTTTGCTAACTGATGGCGAAAATGAACATGGTGACAACGATCGCTGTTTGAAATTTGCCCAATTGGCAGCCAGCTATAATTTGACTTTGAATACATTGGGTTTTGGTGACAATTGGAATCAGGATATTTTAGAAAAAATAGCTGATGCTGGTCTGGGGAATTTGTCACATATTGAACAACCAGATCAAGCTATGGATAAGTTCAGTCGCTTGTTCACCCGGATGCAAACAGTGGGATTGACTAACGCTTATCTGCTCTTTTCACTGATGCCAAATGTGCGATTAGCGGAACTTAAACCCGTCGCCCAAGTTGCCCCGGATACCATTGAATTACCAGTACAACCAGATGCTGATGGACGTTTTCTGGTGCGTTTGGGAGATTTAATGAAGGATGTGGAACGGGTGATTTTGGCTAATATTTATTTGGGACAGTTGCCCGAAGGTAAACAGGCGATCGCTAATGTACAAGTCCGCTACGATGACCCCGCCCAGAACCAAACCGGATTATTTTCTCTGAATATGCCAGTATATGCAAATGTAGGGCGAATTTACCAACCATCTGCCAATCCCGAAGTGCAACAGTCTATTTTGGCTTTAGCCAAGTATCGCCAAACCCAGTTGGCAGAAGCGAAATTACAACAGGGTGATCGCGCTGGGGCAGCGACAATGCTACAAACGGCTGCTAAAACGGCTTTGCAAATGGGAGATGCCAGTGGAGCAACGGTATTGCAAACTAACGCCACACGCTTGCAAGCAGGGGAAGAGTTATCAGAAAGCGATCGCAAAAAAACCAGAATTGTCTCAAAAACTGTGTTGCAGGATGCTCCTCCTAAATGAAAGTTCAATTACTGTCGGCACTAAATGACACTAATGTTGATGCGGCTCAATTGAGTAACCAGCGTCAACTAGCCATTTCTATTTCGGCAATTGCCGATCAACTTGACCAAAGTTTACCGCTGAATTTATGCCTGATTTTGGATAAAAGTGGTTCCATGCATGGGGAAGCTATTGATACTGTAATTCAGGCAGTAGAACAATTATTAGCTCAACTCAAGCCAGGCGATCGCATCTCTATCGTCGCTTTTGCTGGTACTTCTGAGGTCATTATCCCCAACCAAATTGTCTCAGATATCGACAGCATCAAAGCCAAGTTAAAGAATAAGCTCAAGGCTTCTGGAGGTACAGTCATTGCTGAAGCTTTGTCTTTGGGAATTACAGAACTACTCAAAGGCACAAAAGGCGCTGTTTCCCAAGCATTTCTACTCACAGATGGCCGTGGTGACGGTGGTTTAAAAATCTGGAAGTGGGAAATTGGCCCCAATGACCACAAACGCTGTCTGGAACTTGCACAAAAAGCAACTAGAGTCAACCTGACAATCAACACTTTCGGATTTGGCAATGAATGGAACCAGGATTTGCTAGAAAAGATTGCCGATGCAGGTGGTGGTAGTCTGGCTTATATTGAGCGTCCAGAACAAGCTGTAGACCAATTTGGCAGCTTGTTTAAACGAATTCAGTCTGTGGGGTTAACCAATGCCCATTTGTTGCTGTCCCTAGTCCCTAGTGTCCGACTCGCAGAACTCAAACCCATTGCCCAAGTTGCCCCAGAAACCATTGAGTTATCAGTGGAAACAGAAGCGAATGGTAGCTTTATTGTCCGCTTGGGAGATTTAATGAAAGATGCAGAACGGGTAGTTTTGACGAATATTTATTTAGGACAGTTGCCAGAAGGCAAACAAGTGATTGGACATATCCAAATTCGCTACGATAACCCAGCAGAAAATAAAGAAGGTTTACTTTCCCCTCTGTTACCTGTCTATGCCAATGTGACTAAGGCTTATCAACCTGCTGTTAATCCCCAGGTGATACAGTCGATTTTGGTATTAGCTAAATATCGTCAAACTCAGGTAGCAGAGACAAAATTGGAACAAGGCGATCGCGCTGGTGCGGTGACAATGCTGCAAACAGCTGCTAAAACTGCCTTGCAAATCGGAGATACAGGTGCAGCCACCGTGTTGCAATCAAACGCCACACGTCTGCAAGCTGGTGAAGAACTCTCGGAGAGCGATCGCAAAAAAACCAGAATTGTCTCAAAAACAATTTTACGAGAATAATTCTTTAGGGTGGGCATCTGCCTACCCTAAAAAGTTGACAATTATCCTAAACTTTTGATTTGGGATATAGCCAAAAGCTAAACAAACGAGTCACTCTGGGCATGATGATATAAGTCAGCATTACCACCATAATAGCGGAAATAATTAAGGAAATAATCAGCGGAGGTAAACTACGAAGTAAAGGACTAAGAAAGACACTCAAAAGATTAATTAATATGTAAACAACTGCCCAGGTAAGTAATGCAGTTTTATAGCGTGGTGGTGTTTTTAAAGGTTGACCAGGAATAGAAAACCAAGCTTCTAAGCCGCTGATTTCCTGGATATGGGGGTCAGATTCTACCAAAGGTTTGGCTTGAGTAAGCCAGTATTGGCGATCGCCTGATGTCATCCATGTTTTCCAATTTTCATAACTATCAAATCGAATAATCATCACATATTCATTTCTGACACCAGGTTGAGGACGAATCACATTTGTACCCAAATGACCTGTATAGGTTCTGGCTACAGTTGTAATATCTTTCACCCAAGCTTCAAAAGCCATTTCATTGCCTGGTTTGACGAGTTGCGAAATTACAACCGTGACTAATTGCTCATCTTGTGCTGTTTCCATCCGTTAATTTTCTTTTTGCCTATCACCTTTGATATCCAGCTTTTCCAACCTCAAGCCGGACAACTGTAGCCGCTACGACACCTGTGGGAGGTGGCAAAAACATACCACCATTTGTGACAACATAGATAGCAGTGCGATCGCTGCGCTCGCCGAAGGCATCGCTCTCTAGTTGACCAAAAGCGACTGCTGTACTACCAATTACATTTTGTTCAGATTGAGCAATAATAGTTGTCGTGCCATCGGGAGCAATCCTGACTACACTGTTATAAACGTGAGTTGCCCCGTAAAGATTGCCCTCCACATCAAAGGCAAAATCATCAATATTCGTCTGCTTCACTAAAATTTCCGGTTCACTAGGAACATTTGCTTTGTCAATGGCAATTCTTAACAATAGCTGTTGGTCAGTATTTGAAACATAGAGATACTCATTAAACCACTTCAAACCGTTGACGGCAGGAATTATGCTTTCTGCACTGTTGCGAGCTAACAAAGGGTGTTCTAACCAAATTGAAGCACTGTTTTGGGCAATATCAATCAGCCAGATTGCCCCCCGATAGGAATCTGCCATTAAGTACTTTGTATCAGACATTGGTGTGATGCCATTAGGGAAAATCGCATCTGGCAAAGTTACCAAAGTTTCCACAACACCATCGGCTGTTATGTGAAAAACCGCAGATACAGAATCAGCATTCCATCCAGTTGCTATCAGACCACCATTAGTAGTGAAGGCTAAACCACTGACCTTACCTTCTACACTGGCATGAATATGTTGGCTACCATCTGGTAAAATCCGAACAATTTCACCTATTTCATGATTAGTCACCAAAATACTTCCATCTGGAGCGATGACAAGATTTTCTAGAAAGGTGTTAACTGGGAATGTGGAAATAACTTGGGCTGGGACTAATTTAACTGGGGTATGGGTGTAAATTGGCGGTAATACTGTTGAGTTCTGCATTTGAGTGAAATTCTCCTGAAGATTACTAAACTATGAATTTATACCGCAAGACTTATGGAGGTATTTACCAAATGGATACTAGCAAAGGTCAGCAAAAGATATATGAAATTTGCGTAACAGATGATTATTTCACGGCAGAGGCAGAAATCACAAAACAGTCAAAAATTACACCCTGTCTTGTGCCTTCTGCCTTTCTGCATTAATCTTCTAACTCTACATCTGAGTCATCATCATCATTATCATAGGGAAGATCATCGAGGTCGATGATTTCAGAATTTTCTTCTACTTCACGAAGATTCCCTGTTTCAGATGGTTCACGAGGTATTAACCGTCCAGTAGACTTCAGCCATTCCAGAAGAATAAATTCATGACTTGTACGAATTACGGTAGCTCGTTGGTTACGAGGTTGTTCATGCAAAGGGCCATTAAGCATACAAAATTCTCTTTGAATTGGGAAAAAACTAAATTGATTAACTTACTTTACTGCTAACTTACGCCAACCAATGTACGGCAATTTCGCCGCAGTTGCCCGCACTTTTTCAACATTTTCTACTAATTGACCGCAAGCATCCCAAGTACCAGACACAAAGGTGCTTCTCGTCCCTTCATTCATCACAACTGGGGACGTAAAATCACCAATTTTTACTTGTAAATTTTCTAAATCTATGCTAACAGATGTTTGAGAATTTGCTGTTACTAAATCTTGCAGTTGTTTGACTGTAGCTGCATCAGCTGTAACACAAGGTATACCCATGGCGACACAATTACCAAAAAAGATTTCCGCAAAGCTTTCACCAATCAGGGCTTTTATTCCCCATTTAGCTAAGGCTTGGGGCGCGTGTTCCCGTGAAGAACCACAGCCAAAATTCCGGTTAACTATTAAGATTTTTGCCCCTTGATACTGGGTTTGGTCAAAGGGGTGTTGACCGTTTAAGGCTTTCCGGTCATCAATAAATACTCCTGTACCTAAACCGTCAAATGTGACAGCTTTTAAGTAGCGGGCGGGGATGATTCGGTCAGTATCAATGTCGTTACCGATGAGGGGGACGGCATTACCAGATATTTGTTTTACTTCACTTACCATAAGTTTAAGAAGAAACGTTCGCGTAGCGTGCCGTAAGGCATACCGCTCCAGACGCGGAGGACAAAGAGGAAGAAGTGTTTGAGAGGTTTTTTTTGGGACGGGCTTCTAGCCTGTCCTCATTCCACAAGATAGGTTTTTACAACAAGTCTCGCACGTCGGCGATTTCGCCTTTAATAGCGGCTGTGGCTACCATTGCGGGACTCATGAGTAAGGTGCGCCCGGAGGATGAACCTTGTCTGCCTTTAAAGTTGCGGTTGGAGGAGGAGGCGCTGATTTGTCTTCCTTGGAGTTTGTCGGGGTTCATGGCTAGGCACATGGAACATCCTGGTTCTCGCCATTCAAAGCCGGCTGCTTGGAAGATTTTATCTAGTCCTTCGGCTTCGGCTTCTCTTTTGACTCTTTCGGAACCGGGGACGACGAAGGCTTTCACACCCTCTGCTACTTTGCGACCTTGGGCAATTTTGGCTGCTTCTCTTAAGTCGCTAATGCGGCCGTTGGTGCAACTACCAATAAAACAAACATCAATTTTTGTTCCTTGGATCGGTTGACCAGGGTATAAGTCCATGTAGCGGTATGCTTCTTCGGCGATAAACCGATCTTCTTCTAGGAGTTCTTCGGGTGTGGGGACTTTTTGATTTACACCGATACCTTGACCAGGGGTAATTCCCCAGGTAACGGTGGGGGTAATTTCTCCCGCATCGAAGACTACTACATCATCATATTCGGCATCCACATCACTACGCAGAGATTCCCACCAAGTAACGGCTTGATCCCAATCTGCACCTGTGGGTGCAAAGTCTCTAGTTTGGAGATAATTGTAGGTAATTTGGTCAGGATTGACGTAACCACATCTGGCACCGCCTTCTATGGCCATGTTGCAAACGGTCATCCGTTCTTCCATGTTCATTTGTGCAAAGGTTGTGCCGGCAAATTCGTAAGCGTAGCCAACACCACCTTTGACTCCCAAGGTGCGGATGATGTGTAGAATTACGTCTTTGGCGTAAACACCTGGTTTTAGGTTGCCGTTAACTTCTATTTTGCGGACTTTTAATTTAGATAAGGCTAGTGTTTGGGAAGCTAGAACATCCCGTACTTGGCTTGTTCCGATACCAAATGCGATCGCTCCGAATGCTCCATGACTAGAGGTATGACTGTCTCCGCAAGCGATCGTCATTCCCGGTTGAGTCAGTCCTAATTCAGGCGCAATGACGTGAACTATACCTTGATTCCCTGAACCAATATTGTAAAAAGTGATGTCATTCTCTTGACAACTCTTTTCTAATGCTTGAATCATTTCTTCGGCCAAGCTATCCACAAAGGGACGGGCTTGATTT includes:
- a CDS encoding DUF3134 family protein encodes the protein MLNGPLHEQPRNQRATVIRTSHEFILLEWLKSTGRLIPREPSETGNLREVEENSEIIDLDDLPYDNDDDDSDVELED
- a CDS encoding SMP-30/gluconolactonase/LRE family protein, with protein sequence MQNSTVLPPIYTHTPVKLVPAQVISTFPVNTFLENLVIAPDGSILVTNHEIGEIVRILPDGSQHIHASVEGKVSGLAFTTNGGLIATGWNADSVSAVFHITADGVVETLVTLPDAIFPNGITPMSDTKYLMADSYRGAIWLIDIAQNSASIWLEHPLLARNSAESIIPAVNGLKWFNEYLYVSNTDQQLLLRIAIDKANVPSEPEILVKQTNIDDFAFDVEGNLYGATHVYNSVVRIAPDGTTTIIAQSEQNVIGSTAVAFGQLESDAFGERSDRTAIYVVTNGGMFLPPPTGVVAATVVRLEVGKAGYQR
- a CDS encoding vWA domain-containing protein gives rise to the protein MKVNLQPTLNDANLDANQASSQRQLAVSISAVGETLDRSVSLNLCLILDHSGSMRGRSLETVKKAASLLVDRLSADDRLSIVAFDHRAKVLVPNQVITDREQIKQQINRLSADGGTAIDEGLRVGIEELAKGKKETVSHAFLLTDGENEHGDNDRCLKFAQLAASYNLTLNTLGFGDNWNQDILEKIADAGLGNLSHIEQPDQAMDKFSRLFTRMQTVGLTNAYLLFSLMPNVRLAELKPVAQVAPDTIELPVQPDADGRFLVRLGDLMKDVERVILANIYLGQLPEGKQAIANVQVRYDDPAQNQTGLFSLNMPVYANVGRIYQPSANPEVQQSILALAKYRQTQLAEAKLQQGDRAGAATMLQTAAKTALQMGDASGATVLQTNATRLQAGEELSESDRKKTRIVSKTVLQDAPPK
- the leuC gene encoding 3-isopropylmalate dehydratase large subunit, whose product is MSRGTLFDKVWDLHTVGTLPSGLTQLFIGLHLIHEVTSPQAFAMLRERDLKVLFPERTIATVDHIVPTENQARPFVDSLAEEMIQALEKSCQENDITFYNIGSGNQGIVHVIAPELGLTQPGMTIACGDSHTSSHGAFGAIAFGIGTSQVRDVLASQTLALSKLKVRKIEVNGNLKPGVYAKDVILHIIRTLGVKGGVGYAYEFAGTTFAQMNMEERMTVCNMAIEGGARCGYVNPDQITYNYLQTRDFAPTGADWDQAVTWWESLRSDVDAEYDDVVVFDAGEITPTVTWGITPGQGIGVNQKVPTPEELLEEDRFIAEEAYRYMDLYPGQPIQGTKIDVCFIGSCTNGRISDLREAAKIAQGRKVAEGVKAFVVPGSERVKREAEAEGLDKIFQAAGFEWREPGCSMCLAMNPDKLQGRQISASSSNRNFKGRQGSSSGRTLLMSPAMVATAAIKGEIADVRDLL
- the leuD gene encoding 3-isopropylmalate dehydratase small subunit; its protein translation is MVSEVKQISGNAVPLIGNDIDTDRIIPARYLKAVTFDGLGTGVFIDDRKALNGQHPFDQTQYQGAKILIVNRNFGCGSSREHAPQALAKWGIKALIGESFAEIFFGNCVAMGIPCVTADAATVKQLQDLVTANSQTSVSIDLENLQVKIGDFTSPVVMNEGTRSTFVSGTWDACGQLVENVEKVRATAAKLPYIGWRKLAVK
- a CDS encoding antibiotic biosynthesis monooxygenase; amino-acid sequence: METAQDEQLVTVVISQLVKPGNEMAFEAWVKDITTVARTYTGHLGTNVIRPQPGVRNEYVMIIRFDSYENWKTWMTSGDRQYWLTQAKPLVESDPHIQEISGLEAWFSIPGQPLKTPPRYKTALLTWAVVYILINLLSVFLSPLLRSLPPLIISLIISAIMVVMLTYIIMPRVTRLFSFWLYPKSKV
- a CDS encoding vWA domain-containing protein — protein: MKVQLLSALNDTNVDAAQLSNQRQLAISISAIADQLDQSLPLNLCLILDKSGSMHGEAIDTVIQAVEQLLAQLKPGDRISIVAFAGTSEVIIPNQIVSDIDSIKAKLKNKLKASGGTVIAEALSLGITELLKGTKGAVSQAFLLTDGRGDGGLKIWKWEIGPNDHKRCLELAQKATRVNLTINTFGFGNEWNQDLLEKIADAGGGSLAYIERPEQAVDQFGSLFKRIQSVGLTNAHLLLSLVPSVRLAELKPIAQVAPETIELSVETEANGSFIVRLGDLMKDAERVVLTNIYLGQLPEGKQVIGHIQIRYDNPAENKEGLLSPLLPVYANVTKAYQPAVNPQVIQSILVLAKYRQTQVAETKLEQGDRAGAVTMLQTAAKTALQIGDTGAATVLQSNATRLQAGEELSESDRKKTRIVSKTILRE